The Dokdonia donghaensis DSW-1 DNA window TTGCAGATATGTTTCGTAAGCTGGGCGATACTTATAATATTGCACCCTTCCCAATGGAGGTGGCAAACCAAGACCCAGAAAAAGCACTAAAAGCCTTACAAAACACCTTTGACCTCGTAGTTATCGCAAAGCCTACAAAGGCATTTACAGAGCAACAAAAATATGTGATAGATCAATATATTATAAACGGCGGCAACAGCCTCTGGATGCTCGATGCTGTGGCAATAGAAGATGATAGTCTGCGTAATGATGCAGGTAAAACAGTTGCATTTCCTAGAGATCTCAATCTGGACGATCAACTCTTTAAGTATGGTGTACGCATTAATCCCTCACTAGTGGTAGACCTCTACTCTGCCCCGCTAAGTGTAGCATCTGGAGAAGGAAGTGAGTCACAATACATACAACTACCGTGGTTATACAGACCACAGGTACCTAGCCTTAACACCCACCCTATAAATACTAATATTGAAAAACCGGTACGCTTTAACTACGCAAACCCAATAGAACTTCTTGAGTCTAGTAATGAACTCTCAAAAACAGTATTATTACAATCTAGCATCTATACAAAGGTAGAAGCAACTCCAAGAGAAATTGCACTTGCACAAGTAGATATAGAACCTCAGGAGGCAGATTTTCAAGCCGGACAACAGCCTTTAGCAGTGCTAGTAGAAGGTGCATTTTCTTCGGTATTTACAAATCGTGTGTTGCCAGATGGAAGTGATAAAGAACGCTTTCGCGAAAGCGCAACAAACCCCTCAAAACTCATACTCATATCTGATGGTGACATTATAGCAAACGAACTAGATAGCCGCGGGCAACCACTGGAATTAGGCTTTGACTACTACACAAGAACCAGCTATGGTAACAAAGAGTTTTTGCTTAATGCGGTTAATTACCTGCTCGATGATAATGGTCTTATTAACATAAGAAGTAAAGAAATTGCCCTTCCATTTATAGACTCCCAGAAAGTTTCAAAAGAGATTACCACGTGGCAAGTCTTGACCATTGGGCTTCCGCTTGTGATACTACTTATTTTTGGCGTCATATATACTGCAATAAGAAAGCGCCGTTACGCCCGCTAGATGTTGATAAGTTAATTTCTAAAGCCGTCGCATTTCAAATATATTTGTAAGTAGTGTGCAGGTAATTTATTGCATCACTTTATATTCAATTTTCTTGCATAGCAAAACCTAATAATACTATGAAATTTATAGTCTCTAGCTCTTACCTTCTCAAACAACTACAAGTGTTGGGAGGGGTGATTAATAATAGCAACACATTACCTATACTAGATAATTTTCTTTTTGAACTTGATGGTAACGCCCTTACGGTTTCGGCATCAGATTTAGAAACTACAATGACTTCAAAACTTGATGTAGAATCTAGTGATAATGGGGCTATTGCATTACCAGCGCGTTTGTTACTAGACACGCTTAAAACATTTCCTGAGCAACCCCTAACTTTTACTCAGCACGAAAATAACACCATAGAGATAAGCTCTAACCACGGTAAATATGCTCTAGCATATGCAGATGGTGCAGAGTTTCCTAATGCCGTATCACTAGAAGATCCTAGTGTGGTAAAAATACCTGGAAGCGTGCTTGCTACGGCTATAAGTAACACCATATTTGCAACAGGTAATGACGATTTACGCCCAGTGATGAGCGGCGTTTTCTTTCAGTTTGCGACAGATGGTTTAACCTTTGTAGCTACAGATGCTCATAAGCTTGTAAAGTATGGTCGTACAGATGTTGTAGCATCACAGGCAGCAGAGTTTATTATGCCTAAAAAGCCACTTAACTTACTTAAAGGAATCCTCTCTACGTCTGACGATGAGATATCTGTAGAGTACAACGAGAGCAATGCAAAATTTACTTTTGATAACGTAGAGCTTGTATGTAGACTTATAGATGGTAAATACCCTAACTATGAGGCCGTAATACCTAAGGAAAACCCAAATAGACTTACTATAGACCGCAACCAGTTTTTAAACTCTGTGCGTCGTGTATCTATTTTCTCAAATAAAACAACACACCAGATACGTCTTAAAATTGCTGGAGCAGAACTTAACATCTCTGCCGAAGATATAGACTACAGCAACAAGGCAGAAGAGAGACTTACTTGTGATTATCAAGGTGATGATATGCAAATAGGTTTTAACTCAAGATTCTTAACAGAGATGCTTAATAATATGAATGCAAATGATGTTTCTCTAGAGATGTCACTTCCTAATAGAGCAGGTATCTTAACTCCAGTAGATGGTCTTGATGAAGGTGAGCAAGTAACAATGCTTGTAATGCCAGTAATGCTTAACAACTAAGAGACTTACATCTCATAAAGTAATACCATAATGCCACTCTTAACTAGAGTGGCATTTTTTATGCAGTTTCTTTACGCTTTCGCGAAAGCGTACTAACAGCCTTTACAGCACTCCCCTATTTTATTCGGTTGAATTCTGTACTTTTAGCAATCTTAAAATAAATTTGAATGAAAAAATATTTTGCGCTTTTAGGTTTAAGCCTTGTAGCATTATCTTGTAATGAATCAAAGAAAGCAGTCGCTCCTACCCAGGCAGCAGACCCTGTAATAATAGATGTTACCGCTTTAGAAAGTGACGAGACAGACGTGCGTAAGTACACAAACACAATCACCGAAGGAGAACTCAAAGAAATGCTCTACGTATATGCCAG harbors:
- the dnaN gene encoding DNA polymerase III subunit beta, which gives rise to MKFIVSSSYLLKQLQVLGGVINNSNTLPILDNFLFELDGNALTVSASDLETTMTSKLDVESSDNGAIALPARLLLDTLKTFPEQPLTFTQHENNTIEISSNHGKYALAYADGAEFPNAVSLEDPSVVKIPGSVLATAISNTIFATGNDDLRPVMSGVFFQFATDGLTFVATDAHKLVKYGRTDVVASQAAEFIMPKKPLNLLKGILSTSDDEISVEYNESNAKFTFDNVELVCRLIDGKYPNYEAVIPKENPNRLTIDRNQFLNSVRRVSIFSNKTTHQIRLKIAGAELNISAEDIDYSNKAEERLTCDYQGDDMQIGFNSRFLTEMLNNMNANDVSLEMSLPNRAGILTPVDGLDEGEQVTMLVMPVMLNN